ctttcgaCCTTTCCCCTTCGAGTATGATGCCAACTGTGGACTTGAGTATGTCCTTTGTTATGTTGAGATGTATTCCTTCTATATCCCATTTGTggagagtttttaattttgaaagtatgttgtattttgtcaaataccttttctgcatctactgagatgatcgtATGACTTCTGTCCTTCATTCACTAATGTGGTCTATCGCATTTAGTGATtgtatatgttgaaccatccttatgCCACAGGGACAAATCCCACTTAACCATGATGTGTAACCTTAATGTGCTGTTGAACTTggttgctaatgttttgttgggAATgtctgcatctatgttcatcagggatattataTTGCTCCGTAGTTTTCTTTTAGTGTTgctgtctggctttggtattggTGATGccagcctcataaaatgaaagtaggagtgttccctcctcttccatttttggGAAGACTCTGAGAAggatttgcattattttttctttaaatgtctggtggaattcATAAGCGAAACCTTCTGGTTGGTCCTGGGCTCTTCTtcattgggaggtttttgatttttgaggcactctccttctctgttattgatctgttcagattttccatttcttcatgattcagtcttggtttGTAGATGTCCACACAGGTTCCCTTGTCCATAAGTTATTGATCACATCTCCAGGTGCTTCCAGACCATGGCCAATAGGACCTGGAAATAATTTACAGTCTCCTGCAGGTTCCACAGCTGGTACTGAGGTCTGTCTGCCTACTACTCAACTCACAGGTGGGTGAGACTCCTCTTGGGTCCCTTGGTGTATAGTGCCGAATCCCACAACTCCCACAAAAGCACTTTTGTTTGTGCATGGATGCCACATTTCTGTTGTTGACATGGAAGGTTGGTACAAAAATGAGGGATGTCTTATGCTGCCACGATGCTCAGTttggattttcttattttctcaacTTGTAGTGGCTCTGCCATCACCGTTTTCAGCAGAACAATATCCATACATTTGGTTCTGCTGTATGGAATCAGAGTCTCACACTGGGACCTGGAATTGTCTCAGGATCTATGCTGAGTAAGAGGGAAGGTTTTAGGATTGATCCTGAAGAGTACAAAGCAACGGGGGTAAAGGGGAGGACCAGGGTTTCCCTAGGGACATTCTTACCCATCTCTGTATTAaccatatcttttattttctgtatttgattCTTTGACATTTTGGGACCTTGCTGACCCTGGAGATATTCTCCTCCCAGGGTATCTACTTCCTAGAGATAGGAGACAGCTCCCCCTCAAGCACACCTCTCAAATGCAACCCAAGCAATCCAGAACTCACACTCTCGACCACCTCCTCTATGGCTCCCACACTCTGGACCACTATTCCCCTGCCCTAATGACTCCAGGGTCAGATACGAGACACTCAGGGACAGCCTCTATACCCCAGAGCCAATCCTAAGCCTGTTCCTTCCCACAGAAACCACAGTAAAGGTTACTGCCccatcttctccctccctctgcttcctgacTAGCCCTGGTGCTTCTCTGTGTGGTCCTGCATGGCATCCCCCTCTTGGAAACTCtaacaaacactttttttttccccagtgacaATCACATCTCCATCTTTGGTCATACTTCAAATTTTCTGTTAATACCTATATTCTAAAACACCCTCCATCCACACCCACCTCATTGATACCCATCCGGAATCTCTGATGAGAACTGGTCACCAAATTCAGTTCCCATTCCTGCCTTCCCCCAATTCTCTACACTCAAGCGGTCACAGCTGTCTTTTTGTTTCCTGGACTCTTCTCTCCCCAGCCATGTTCCATCACAGGAAAAGGAATATGTGCCTCAAGGGCAAACCTGAAGCCGCCTTTCTCACCTGTGACCTCCAGCTGCAGGTGTTCACTCTCCTCTGACCACTCCTGGGAGCCCATTGTCTTGTAGGCACAAAAGTACGTCCCAGCATCCTTTGGCTCCAGGTGAGTGAGGAGGAATTCAGCCTCATATCCTGCAGATCTCTGCTCCTGTCTGTACCCAGAGTCCTGCAGCTTCCCCAGCATGAATGTCACATTGTGGCGGTGACCCAGGCACCTCAAGGTCACGTTACGTCCCTGTTCAACCACTGGGCTGGGCAAGGCACTGAGGTAGGGTTTGGTAAGTGTCTCTGGAAAGAATTTGGAGTTAGTCTGAATCTTCCAAGTGATGACTGCCAATGCCCTCCCAGAATTCGGAGGATCAGACAGAAAACTTGGGATGTAGGAACAGATCAAGTGTATGCAAGAAAACTCaccattctttttctcatcttcaaagCCCAGGGAAAGCCCTGGAAGAGAAACCCTCATTAGACGTGAATTTATATACTCATCTTGGAGTACAAATCAGGCAGATGATGCATGACTAATTTGTTAAAGATCCATACCATTTCTTGAAGGTACTTCCTTgggttgatttaaaaaaaatttttttaaatgtttatttatctttgagagagagatagtgacagaacacgagtgggggaggggctgagagagagagggagacacagaatccgaagcaggctccaggctctgagctgtcagcacagagcccgatgcggggctcaaactcacagactgcaagatcatgacccgagccaaagtcagacgcttaaccaactgagccacccaggtgcccctccttgggTTTACTTTTTACCTTTTGCTTACGTCCCATTGTTTCTCATTCAGGAGTTATGTTTATGTACAAAATTCCAGTAACCTTTCCTGATTTATTGTGTTGCTTTCCCAATTAGTCTTTTCTTTCACCATCTAGAAATCATTGCACACTTACCTATATTTTCCTCTCCTGTCTTGTATGACGGCAGTTTTCACCCTTACCACTTAAATGATGCAATGGTTATTTTATTGTGGAGTATGAGTGGTGGGTTTCCTCTCTGATTCAAATGGAGAGAAGTTGCTCTCTCTAACAAAGTTCTTCTTTTCACAAAGAATTCAAGACATTCGTGGTCCTAAATGCTTTCTTCACTCTTGGCTTTGATCTTGACAAACAtcagcccctccctctcctgtgctctgttctatttatttcattctggGACAGGAACATCATCCCATGGATGAAAATATGGGAAACCAGTCTTGGGGTCTGCCAAGAGTTGAAGCTAGAATTTCTCAATGCAAGAGTATCTCAAGACATCTGGCCTTTGTTTAAACTCAGAGGTCAACTCACAACAGGGACCTCCAAGCTTCACCTAGAAGGAAGGAGGTGGAGTCTAGACAGTGTGCTGAGAGGGCACTTGCAGTGAAAATGTCTGGGATTAGTAGGTACGAAATCATCCTCTGGGTGGTCAGGGAGTCCTAGGTCTCATGGTCCCTTTTTagtgccccgcccccaccaatcCTGCTTTCAGACTCATGTTATCGCAGCTCTGATATCAGCCAATATTCTGCTCAAATAGTGATtcccttaaacacacacacacacacacacacacacaaacatacagtTGCCTTTAGTTCATTTTACATTGTGAAACCCTACCAGAGAatagaaagtgagggaggggtccTCTTTCTTTGTCAAATAAAGTTGTGTATATTTAAGTTCTACAATATGATGATTTTATATCTagctattatctatctatcaatcaatgATTACCACTTTCAAGCtagttaacacctccatcacctcatatagttaccctttgtgagtgtgtgtgtgtgtgtgtgtgtggtgagaatacAGAATCATTAACTCAAGTCCCCATACTACGCATTGGATTCCTCAGAACTTGTCCATCTCTCCTAACAAGGGACGACAGCTGACTTAGACAAGGAAGACTGAAATGGAGAACGCTGTCATTAAGGGGAAGAAACCCAGTGGCATTCAGGATAACCTGAAAAAGCACATTTCCCACAATACAATAGAGAAACTACCAATGATCAAGTATCTGTCATTTGGCTGATGCTTTACAAACAATGACCATTTACATACTCGTATGACTTAGCAGGTCCTTTGCAGATGACTGTCACTTGCCATACAGCTACCATATTTGCCCACCTCTACCATATATCCTACATCTAACATTTGGAATGGCCTTTACATACATCAAATGGAGAGCTGTACAATGTCCAGCCTAGTTAGGGGCTATTACCTTTACTTAGATAGGAAGGAGTGGGGACCCTAGAAACCACAGTTCCCTAAAAACTaatgtgatactgtgatttatggTAAGAAACATACGTTTGGTTTCTgtcctggttcctggcacagaggtcCTGAAACCCTCGAAATTTTCTAAGTGTTGAAAGCGATAAGCATTCTTTCATTATGTAAATGAAGGGACTTTTGGACCACACCTAAGGATGGGGACTGGTTGCCAAGGGAATCAACCCTAGGAGGACAAggctggaactttcagtcccacctcactggcctctggggaggggagaggggctggagatggaatcaatcaccaatggccaatgatttcatCAACCATGCCTATGGAATGAAACCTCTATAAAAGCTCTAAAGGAtgagttcagagagcttccaggttggtgaacatatGGAGGTGAAGGGGAGAATGGTGCACCTGGAGAAGACATGGAAACTCTGTGCTCTTTCCCCATACCTGGCCCTCCACAcgtcttccatctggctgttccagagccatatatatttatatttttatatttataatattcttttttttattaatttttgttttaacgtttatttttgagacagagagagacacagcatgaacgggggaggggcagagagagagggagacacagaatcggaagcaggctccaggctctgagccatcagcccagagcccgacgcggggctcgaactcacggaccgcgagatcgtgacctgagctgaagtcggccgcttaaccgactgagccacccaggcgcccctgtaatattCTAGTAATATAGTAAGTAAAACATTTCTGTGAATTCTATGAGCTTCTCTAGCAAACTAATTGGACCAAaagagggggtcatgggaactcCTGATATATAGACAGTTGATCACAAGCCCAGGTGACCACCTGAACTGgtgactggcatctgaaatgGAGAGGGGACGTTCTTGTAGAACTGACACCTTACCTATAGGATCTGATGCTACCTCCAGCTAGATAGTATCACAATTGAGTGAAATTATAGTATACCCAACTGGTGTTCAAGACTTGCTTGGTGGTGTCAGGGTCCCACCCTCACACATTAGAACTGGGTGCCAAACTTGGGTCTCCCAGTTATCGTTAAATTACAACTTAACAGATCCTTTGAACCCATCATCTGGAAAGcttgaaaatttttatgtaaaagatTATTCAgattatagtatattatataaaatattatcttattcCATTATAGAAATAAATGTCACAGCGATACATGCTGCACCATGGATGGACCTTACAAATATaccaagaaaaagaagccagacatgaaaGGTCACAtgtcatatgattccatttacatgatacGTCCAGAATAGTTCaatctagagagacagagagtagattggTGACTGCCAGGGTCTGGGggaagggttagggttagggttagggttaggatgaTGAGTGACTGCCTTGTGGGTATAGTATTTCCTTTAAGGGTGATGAAGTCATTTTGTGGTGGTTACATAACATTGTGAATC
The Lynx canadensis isolate LIC74 chromosome E2, mLynCan4.pri.v2, whole genome shotgun sequence genome window above contains:
- the LOC115502704 gene encoding V-set and transmembrane domain-containing protein 1-like isoform X3, with protein sequence MITEFLSLLCLGLSLGFEDEKKNETLTKPYLSALPSPVVEQGRNVTLRCLGHRHNVTFMLGKLQDSGYRQEQRSAGYEAEFLLTHLEPKDAGTYFCAYKTMGSQEWSEESEHLQLEVTDDRNKRRAPPGGKVTRSIIAATCCCLSILLLFLSIFLINRCTQHDLSHEESTKRTSHSKLPQQEAMDSSDLERTSVSAERPPGSELC